Below is a window of Electrophorus electricus isolate fEleEle1 chromosome 1, fEleEle1.pri, whole genome shotgun sequence DNA.
ACGCCTCACTCCTAGTCCCTTGGCACCTTCAGGATTCTACCTACTGGTTGTGACCCCGGATTGGATAGACTACTCTCTGCCTGTTGATTTCCCTGTTACGAACGCTGAATCTGCATAGTTTATCTGccgaaaaagaaataaaaacctcTGCTTTTGGATCCGAACATACCTGTGTTCATTACAACTGTAGGTGTGTTGGGCTGCATCCCTGTCATAACCAGCTCTATATGTTTCATACATCAGGTTCCCTGCATCTCATTGGTCAGTAGGTCTGAGATTTGTGTTGTATAGAGTTTGTCAGCACAGTTTTAGTATGTGTTATTAAAAGCTAACAAAATGGAATCACTGCTGTGTAATGAGTCTTCcatctatgttttttttttcttcaaaaatgGCAGTAAAGCTATCCAGCTCCACTGGTGTCAGAAGTGAGGGCTCCTGCTACAGCTCCTGAAAGAggccaaaaagaagaaaagcaagagagagaaccAGCAGAGCAACTGTATCCAGCAAGCACAGTTCAACAGCACCGTTCAGCAGAGTATTGTCGACAACCAATGACAGCAGTTTGACACCAGAGCTAGCACTGCAAGAACCACAGTGGCAGGGATTCCACTGTCAAAGGGCAAAGGTCAAAGCCTGCTGGGAGCTACAAAATGTAGTTCAGGTAGTGGTAGGTTTTCACAAGAAATGCACTGCCAAACAACAGCCCCCAGCCAGGCAGGATTAGAACATAACCAACTACTCCACAGAAGTAGGACTGCCCAGGAAGAAACCACAAGCCAACCTTACTCATGTCTCGGACGCCAAACTGTAAGTTTGAAGCCGCCTGTGACATGTTTTTGGTTGGACTTTCGTTTTGTGCACACTTGGAAGAACTTTCCTTGGCCCCTGAGCTGCTTGGTCAATCCATGCAAACGCATGACTCAAAGTAAGACTGTGCTTCTGGGTTGTGTTAAATCAACAATAGGATTTTCAATTGTGTGGTAGTTCTGATATCAAAAGctgtatttggttagtgtaAACTTTGATATCAAGTTTGTGCTTAGATGATTACACGAACTGttcagacaaaacacaaaatctcACTTGATCCTCCTTTTCCACTTCTCTTTTACTCCTTCTTCTGTGcaatctctttctcttcttatTACTAATCATAATCTTAATTTTTATCTGGAGTTTTGTAAATTTGCAGTTGACAGTATTTGACAAGGCAATAATCTACTCATCCTACACAAGGTCAATAACAAGGGTGCTATGAAAGATTTCTACCAGGTTAGAGCAGCCACTGGAACTCTGTATGTGGACCTGCAGATGATGGACACATTCTCCTTAAGGTTAGTGGGGTCCTGCTACACTAAAAGGCATTACATTTAGCAATGATGGTGATATTGAAGCTTACATTAACTGTAGAATTGGCAACGCAGTGGCGGTTTTCCAAAGAATGCTCTCCATTTGATCTGCTACCACCATCACCACTGACTAGATGTTCTGGCCATACAACAGCATTGTCTTACCCACAGGCATTTATGCCAGTGAAATACAGAAGAACACAGTAAGATTCCACCAAAGATGATTTAGACAGATCTTGAAGATAAGTTGGCATTATCATATTACCAAACAAGAAGTCTGGAGAAGGTCCACTGCTTGAAAATGTTGAATGAAGTTGTCGTATGAAGTTGGTTGGCCACATCCAATGTCTCCCTGAACATCATCACTCTAAGACAGCCATGACATGGACCCCACTGAAAGGTAGGCAGAAATGAGGATAGCCAAAGCTCATGTGTCTCAGAACTTTCCTCAGTAACCTGAAGCAAATCAACGTAGTCCAGCAAAACGCTGAGGGAGTGGCAATTGATATGAAAAGATAGCATCAGCTTGCTGCTTGAAGGCAGAGGAGGACCTAAGACTAAGCCTTAGCTACACTATAAGGGCAAGGCAGTCCTGCATGTTGGGTCAGAGGACACTATCCTTATCCCTGCTGCCACTCACAAACTGGCAATACAAGCACACCTTTGAGAACAACTCACGAGATGCACAAACTGTCAATGGTGTATCTGTCCCCTTCTAAATTTCTCCAGTAATCCTACAACAAAATACCATTAAGATTACTGTATCTTAAACATTATAAATGCAATGTCCTTGCAAACCATTCATATCCTGCAGATATCTTGAAGAGATATAAGCACACATGGGACCTACCTTTGCAGGTCTTTGAGCGAGTGTGCCTACTGTTGCTGGTCGGTGCAGATCACCCAAATCAGAAAATGGCTTTGGCTCATGTCTGTCTGGGCCCACATGGAGGCCAAACTGCCATGATACTCTGCTTGGAATGACACTGCAAGGACCAGCTAGACTTCTTGAAACAACTGCAGCCAcaacaatgtctttccctgaaccTGAGGCCGGCAGAGGTGGAACTGAAAAAATGACTATGGCACCTTGATATCCATCCATACTGCAGTGAGATGCAGGTGCCCTGGtccagagaggagcaggaggccaTTGAGGTTTTGGAGGCTGAAATCACCCATCTGGAAGTATATGGAGTGCTTTGCTGTGCCACACCAGTGCTGTACAGGAAATATTCACCCTTCTGCCCCCAATGAGGCAGTAATAGCAACTCTTAGAAGGATGGAGCAACACCTGGCCAAGGCCCCAGATAAAGCACCAGGGTATGAGATTGAAACAGAGAAGCTGAAACTTGCAAGTGTCATTGTGAAACTGCCTCCTGGAGAGACCTTTACAATATTGGAAACCTGGTACATCCATAACCACATTGTGACTCATAATTGCAAGAACTGTACAGTATTCAACTGCTCATTCTAGTACCAGGACCTCAGTGAATCTTTGCTGCCTGTCTCAGCCCTGAGTGCCTCTCTCTTGGGTGTCCTTCTCTGTTTCAGGGAGTATTCGTGTGCTTCTGATTGATTTACAGTTTATAAGGGGGCGAATGTAagtaatatacatttatattgttTGGACTCTTGAGTACATAACAAAACTCAAGCAGATATTCTTTTTTGATTAACAGAACTACAATACATGTATTTTCAGAACTAATATTTCACTGTGAGGAACAATTTAGTTTCTTTAAGGGCAATGAAATTCAGTGATTAAAGCCTTCTGTGCCTGGATGTTAGAAGACTAGACACTGTTCCTCCAGCATGTCAGCTTGACTCAAACCACATTTAAATATAGTAATTTCGAATATGCAtattagcttttttttaattgcagtaATTTTcgtgacttttattttgaaatggaTGTACCTGTTTGCCGTGGTCTTTCCGTTCGTAATTGCTGACGTCAGCGAGCGCTTGTGATTGGCTATCGCGTTTCCGGTAGGGCATCCGTCCAGGGAGGACCGAGCAGGGAGTGTCTGTTAGAAACTAAAAACAACGTCGAGAAGCCTGTTCCAACGACTCCGGTATGCgactgaacataaacacaacccCCAGATAGATTTGGACTTTAACTAAGGCGTTTACATCAGTGAGGTTTCGAGGAGAAGCTCTGTTGTCCGTTTGTTGTGGGATCGCGGCTGTGCTAGCTCGCTAGCTGTGGGGTTTGCAAGATGGCGTCACTGGTTCCCGCACGGCTACATGGCTGGAGACAGTCATCTAGCCGAACTAAACTAAACCGCCAGGTGAAGCTGTAGCTGGCTactgaagaaataaaataaaataaaatgttctattAGCTGCGCACGGTCGattatttgaaatgttcttAACTAACGAAGGCACTTAGCATAGCCAACGCGAGCTAACAGGCAAAGACCACGCAACGTCTGTGAAGGTAGTGAGTAGCTACccacaataaatgtaaatgcagagaGTAATTTAAATGTAGGTTTTTCACAAGTTAATGAAGTATTCTTTAATCACGTTTGGCGAATACGCAGTTCAACTCCGACAGAATTCTACGATTTTGAAGTCAGACGTTACATGGACAAAATTATACAGGAACGCTTACcaatgtaatttatatttgcCGAGGCAAGAACAACAGTGTTTACATCTTGTCACCAAAAAAGTTCAGACATTGTTTTCGCAATGTGTGTTTACTATACGTCTAAGTTCCAAGCATTATGCGTGAAGCATTGATTTCAGTCCGAATTACAGTTTGCTGGACATTAACTTTATTTGGGTAAACCTGAATCCCTTTTATAAGTGCATGACCTAGTTTGAGTAAGGCATGACGCGAGTGGTGATGAGCTGTTCCCGCTCAAGTCAGCAGGTCACCATGGCATCCAGCGGCatgagcagtgaggaggagaggagtttGCGGGAATGCGAGCTCTACGTGCAGAAGCACAGCATCCAGCAGCTGCTGAAGGACTGCATCGTGCAGCTGTGCACGTCCAGGCCCGAACGACCCATGGCTTTCCTCAGAGAGTACTTTGAGAGGCTCGAAAAGGTGCATGGTTTTATTGGGGATGAGTAGCTAGcatgtttgacattttttgtgGCAGTTTTAGCTTTAAAGTGACAGTAAAAACAACACGCAAGTAAGAAGTTCATTGCACTTTGTGCAAGACGACAATGAAGAGCTTTTGGAGCTGAGAGCTTTGCTCCATGTGTGCATGGTGGCTTTGAGGCTATGACTGGTTGTTTACGCTTGTGGTTTTGAGGCCCTGATTGGTTGTGTATGTCCTTTTAGGAGGAGGCGAAACAGATGCTGGGCCAGCAGAAGTCTAACTCTCGCTCGGATTCCAGAGAAGATGAGATTTCTCCTCCTATGAACCCCGTGGTTAAGGGTCGTCGGCGTCGCGGTGCCATCAGTGCCGAGGTCTACACTGAGGAGGATGCCGCGTCCTACGTCAGAAAGGTTCCCGTCTTCCTCTATGTGTGGACATGTTTACATTGATGCAGCCGGTTTGTGTTGTGAAACAAAAAGGTGGAGGATGGGTCTGTTGCCCTGAAGCCAAACTATACGTCTTGCATTTTAGAGGGGTGTCAGTAAGTGCAGCAGTATATTGAATATGATGAGCACTTTGTAACAGTATTTTCCACGTTCGTTTACAGGTCATTCCAAAAGACTATAAAACAATGGCTGCCCTTGCTAAAGCAATTGAGAAGAACGTGTTGTTTGCACATCTTGACGATAATGAAAGAAGGTGAAAGATTTCttcttttgatttgttttttttcttttcattaatttgctgattttctttttttaaatgtccctTTACGattttaagaattattttttttattattattttttttattagtgatCAAGCCAAATTCTTATATCTCTAATAGATACTAAAGGATTTGTGTAAATCAAGGATTCAGGTGCTTGTCCtgatgtttgtatatatttatatttattttagtaatgtttgtgtttttttttccagtgacaTATTTGATGCCATGTTTCCAGTTAACTACATTGCAGGAGAGACCGTCATTCAGCAAGGTTAGCTTGTTTAAAGTATTCTTAACAAGCCAAAATCTGGGATTGTATGAAATACAAAAgatttaatgaaagaaaaaagatgacaCCGTTATTGTTTTATAGGGGATGAGGGTGATAACTTCTATGTTATTGATCAGGGTGAAATGGATGTAAGTAACATGTTGCCATTTTGTTTTCCACATTCAATTTGAATTAGCTGtgtcaattgctcaagttgtactcagtcataattgtaagttgctttggatgaaagtgtcagctaaataccataaatgtaaatgtgtggtaGGTGTATGTTAATAACGCGTGGGTGACCAGTATTGGCGAGGGGGGCAGCTTCGGTGAACTGGCCCTAATCTATGGCACACCAAGGGCAGCAACAGTCCGAGCCAAGAGTAATGCCAAGCTGTGGGGTATCGACAGGGACAGCTACCGGAGAATACTCATGGTAGGCACACTCTCAGCTACAGGAGTCTACACACTCCAGTATCACTTACATGTCCAAAGAGAATGTGTTAATGCTGAAATTCTATTGTATAGCATCCTGTTGAAGGATTTCTGAACAGGTGTATGCTTTCAGGGAAGCactctgaggaagaggaagatgtaTGAAGAGTTCCTCAGCAAGGTGTCGATCTTAGGCAAGTctcataaatgtgtaaataaatctCATCACATTATATACAAAGTACATCATATGCACTTACAGGTTAAATATTCGTATTCAATGATTTCTGGCTCCTCATTGTAAGGGTGATTGTTATGAACCAGACAATGACAGCAATCTCTGAGTCTGATGCACGTTGTACACTTTGAGAGCAGTGCAAGGGACATTGATAGCATTCTCACGTGCTGTGTGTAGAATCTTTGGACAAATGGGAGCGACTAACTGTGGCCGATGCCCTCGAGACAGTGCAGTTTGAGGATGGCCAGAAGATCGTTGTTCAAGGGCAACCTGGAGACGAGTTTTTCATCATTCTTGAGGTAGACAGTGGTGCTTCTCTTTAGGCATCCATAGTATTTCATACATTGCAATTGGCTAGATTTATCCTCATTTATTCAAGTCTTCTTTTTAAACAGCCCTGCATTTATTTGACGAAACACTTGTATTGCTTTCTTGGTTGCTCTACCgataagaacaaaaacaaatgattcaGAAATTAGTCACTGTAAGAAGCTACTTGTTAGTTTGATCTGTTTCTGTTTGGGTTCTCCTCAAAAATGAAATGTAGCTTGTGGCACTTAGAAGTCCTGTCGGGATGAGAAGCTGGATTCTGAAGCGCCCGCGAGTGGTGAAATGCTCTGTTGAACTGAGGTTTACTGCTCTCCACAGGGATCTGCAGCTGTGCTCCAGAGGCGCTCGGAGAACGAGGAGTTTGTGGAGGTCGGCAGGCTTGGACCCTCTGACTACTTtggtgagtttttttttctttcaaggaAGCTACAGCTCACTTCTGGTCCAGTGTAGGCCGTGGCCTACCAAATGCGCCCTGGCTCAGCGTTGGCTCAGTTCGCATTGACTATTGCTGCGAGTGCTCAGATTGGTGTGCTTCTTGCAGTTTGTAAAATGTGCATTGAATTACAAGCTTTTTGTGACTTTTtgtttcctctcccctcccatgtgctgtttgtttgcttccGGGTTGGCCTGATCAGGTGAGATCGCTCTGCTCATGAACCGGCCCCGTGCAGCCACTGTGGTGGCGCGTAGCCCTCTGAAGTGCGTGAAGCTCGACCGGCCGCGCTTCGAGCGCGTGCTCGGCCCCTGCTCAGACATCCTCAAGAGGAACATTCAGCAGTACAACAGCTTTGTCTCGCTGTCCGTCTGAGGTGCTCCCGACTCCGCCTCTTCCTCTTTCTATTGCAGGGTCTGCCGATGCAAAtcagctttattttcttctttttctgtgtacATCTCTTGCAGCCAGGTGCCTGCTAGGTTCGGTGCTCTGATGTGGCTTCTACCCCATCACACGTGTGGGTTTGCGAATGTATCGACTGGCAGAACATCGGTCTTAGCTGGAGAGATGGAAAGTCAACCGTTTTGCCACTGAGGCCTCTTCAGTGCGAAAGGGTTGAAACGTGCTGGTTAATCAGGAACTTATCTGGCTTCcaaatatcttttatttaaaaacaaaaacaacaacaaaaaaaacaagcaaacaaaatatgGTGCGGTGATTGTGTCAGGAGAATCACTGTAAACGCGCATTGTGTCCATGTAGTACGTCATAGGGAGCCGTTTTAAAGTGTTTGCAATTTACAAGTAATTTTCTTCATCATTTGACTATAGTTAAGCCAAAGGCAAATCTGTGTTGTGTATGAGGTTTGTCAGTTACATTAGTTTTTGTCAAGAGTACTGAAGTCACCATACTTCCCATGGTGATCAGCTTTGCTTTTTTCTAGGCCTAGTTGCACATATATAGCatatgtaaattattatattgtactAGAAGTAAATGACCATAACTGTATTTTTTTGCacagtggagagtgtgtgtatgtatgtgtgtatgtgtgtatgtatgtgtgtatgtatgtgtgtatgtatgtgtgtatgtatgtgtgtatgtatgtgtgtgtgtatgtgtgtatgtgtgtgtgtatgtatgtatgtatgtatgtgtatgtatgtatgtgtgtatgtgtgtgtgtgtgtgtgtgtgtgtgtgtgtgtgtacatgggaGGGTTGATTttggggtgtgcgtgtgtacctatacatacattatatacacgtacgtacgtacatacatgcatccatccatctataCACACAAACGCGTACGTTCACATGTATAAAATGTctcttatatatacatacatgtatgtgaaGGTGTAAGAGGTTCCACATACTGCTATTTTGCGTTGTTACTGCTGTTCCTCTGTTAGCCCTTCTCCCCCACCACCTTTCCCATGTCTCAGCCCCTGAACTTCCCTTATTTACCTCAGTGCTTATGTTCATGCTTTTTATGATATACTTTCTGatctttttaattattgtatgggttttttgttgattttagtAGTGGTTATGTCAAACATTTCAACAACACCTGGTTTTCTCCTATGACTAAGTACAGTGAGAGAAGCTCATACACGTTCATAGGACTGAATATAATAAATGGTGTGCACAGATAAAAGTATTTTATGAATTCTACTTTCAAAGAAGTGTTCTTCCCGTTTTCAGCAGTTATATTTGTGTTCAAAtaccatttttacattttaattgtaaatgcACTGTTAATGGCTTATTGTTTATAATGTGACTTTGGAATGGGAGGTGAACAATGCTGTCATGACAACAGTAGTAATGgctgtgtatacacacacacacacacacacacacacacacacacatatatatgtatatatatataaacaaagttGAATATTATGCCATTACTCCTTTGATGTGACAGTGAAACCACCCATGGTTTAGTGCTAACCTGTGTCATTAGCAGTTTCTTTACTTCCTGTCAACTTTAAGCTGGGTAATAATGCAGGTTTGCCATTGCTGTATTCTATAACTTTATAGTTTTTGAGGGGCGGGTTGAAGAAATTGTAAGCTCTCATAATTGCCTCTGATAATTTGGTGATCCAGTTATCAACTTACTATTTCTTTGTCCATGCTATGGTGTTTTCTAATGCAGTGTTAGCAggtgttaattatttttgttggaaatttgtaatattttgaggAACAATGTTTTATAGCCCAAAGCACTGACTGGTACATGTGGAAAGAGTGCAGGATTTCCGCAGCATGGCACACATGTTTGTGatgttatttaatatttcagagaTGGAGCACCCTCCACCCTGTTTAAGAGACTCTGGCCTACCAGATGTTCATGTAGGTTAACTGCAGTGGTTTTGTGTTCTAGAAGTGCCTGATTTCTTCATTTTCTAACAGTTTGTCACCCACCCAGCCTGTTTTTGGATAAGCAAGGGTAATATGTtgtattgtttttaatgtaatgttgAGTGAGAGTTTCTGAACAGCCATGCCACATGTTCAGGATTTATTTCGCTGGACTGCTGTAGTGTCGCGGCAGCTGTGCTTGTGTGACGTCTCCTGAGCCTGTGAGATAACAGCAAGCTCACGCTGCTCAGGATGGTTCTTTATGTAATCAGCTTCCCACAAACTTTTACAGTTGCCTCACtaataagtaaacaaaaacgGCACTGGAACTGTGGAAATGGTAATGGCCATCCTTAATGAATAAGACTCCAAGTCACACCATGTAGTTCATTTCTGTAATTATGTTGGCCACGGTTAAATAAAtaggcagagaaaaaaaaaatctagattGAAATCCAGAGTGCATGAAGGTGGGGGTTTGTTTGTAGTTTCCCTGCTTTCCTTTCCAGTATTTATCTTGAGCCAGCATTTCCACTCTGCTCCTTGTGGGTAGGACACAGGTCGGGAGCATCTCTCTGGAAAAACCCGAAGTATTCAAGCACACAGTTCTGGAACTGCAACAGTGTGACATGCTGCAGTGGACTCCCGTTTAAATACATTCTGGCTCTGGGTTTTGGGACGTTTCTTGGCCACAAAGGGAGCATGCATGTTAGGAAAAGTGGTTCTCATGAAAAATCGCCCACCCCTTATTTATCCATTCTGGTATTTATTTTCCAGAGAGTGAGACTGCAAAGGTAATGGTACAGATAAGACCTGCTATTACTGTGGGTTACTCCATGTACAAAGCTCTGTGAAGCTTTACGGTTGTTGAAGCCTTCAGCACCCTGTGCTGTTGGCCATCAGAGGACCAGTTCTCTGTTCTTGTATCACtgtatgaatatttttttcctctttccctgccatttatttttattatgctaATGTACCCTTTTGGTATAGATTGTCCCAGTGCCAGGTcaagcaataaaaaaataattcgtaaatgggttggtttttttggggggggggggggggtgactaatggtgtttttgttctgcttttcaTGTGTGAATTTTATATACTCATTTACTtttctctcaacacacacttattctcccCTCATTCTTTTAAGGTGTTTATGCCACCTCAAATTGTATTCCGTCctcacaataaaaaataaataaaccaccCATCCTGTGGCATCACAGCAAAAAGCTGCTGGTTTAGGGTTGTGGTTTCTGTTGTCAGCGAAGGGAAAGACGTTTCCTCATGTGAAGTGTCAGATGGAGTATGCAGCATGTTGCTCTAGTATGCTGCAACAAATGGTCCTTATCGTGGCATGTCGGCCAGCTGTAGGGCCTCTCCTGCCCGCTGTCACAGTTGTCCTTAATGTCCGCACAGTTGGCTGTATTATTCAGCCGCATGTTTCAGtaagaaacattttcagtgaGATTCACAGACATGTAGCGAGACGTGTGCGTTCGCAGTTCCACCATTAATATTGGAATATTTTTAAGttaattccattttatttattaaatacaatttgtttttttgtacacTTTCGGGCCGTCAGCGTCCAACCCTACTTCGTTTGGTCTCGCGATGGTGTCAATAACGTGGCATGCGACACGAGAGTCCCCTACGTGGCTGAAAAATACCAAATGATTTATTAATAATTGCCACTGTTAGGGCTAGATGGAAAACAAATATCACTTAACCATGAAGTCTAAACTTAGCTTCTTTTATTTTCAAGTTACTCGCAGTTGCTGATGAAACGTTTTTTCCTTGGCCTCGTCCCTTTAAAAGCGCTCGTTCTGCTTCGGAGACCCCTCGTTAAACTTCGCCGTTTGTCGCCGCTGCTGCAGTAGTGCGACCGCGCATCGTAGCTGCTAGCCCGCACCCCCAGCACCTCAAACAAGCCCTCCACAATCTGGCAGACTCCCGTACAATCGCGTATCGTTGGATTCTGTCCCCGCCGTTCAAATGCAAGCCATCAAGTGCGTTGTGGTCGGCGATGGGTAAGGATATTAATTAAGTAGTGTTTATTGAATTGTTAATACAAACGCCTCTAACAGGATACAATTGTTGCAAGAGGGGCTGGGTCTTGTGGGTTGGCTGGATGGTTCGGTATGAATATCGCTATATAAACGAACAGATTTGGTTTGTTCTTGCACACAGACATAATTCACCTGTTTtggggggaagagagacaaaGCAGCTGCACGGATCATAATTTCACATTATAACGTGCTTCATGAGAGTAGTCGCCTGGCTAGTTTGTATCAAACGTGTGGGTTGAATGattccccaccccccccccctttctcgcCTTCTCCATTTCTTGTCGTAATCATGAAACTGCGTTAATGTGTAGCTTTGCGATTTTTAGAGAACACCCTACTTGGCAGCCTGACCCACCATCCAGAGCAGAATGGCGAGATGTGCTGAGTGGCTGTTTAATGATGTCATGTTTTTACACACCTACTTGTTCTCGTGCTGTTAGAGTTGCGTTCACATACGGCCTTCAGCTAATTCCCACCTTCTCAGCCGTGTATTATTTACACACCGTACGTTATTTAGTTGAACCTCGTGACGATTGTATAGACTTAATGCTTTCTGCTCACCTTGTCCAGGGTTTTCACGATTAGGGACAAACATCAGTCGTTTTAAATCGgcaataaaaattaaacttaatCTATTTTAAAgctaatgaatgaataaaataacgTAAATCGTTGACCAtatttagatgtgtgtgtgtgtgtgttccccgTTATCATGAAAAACGttcatatttttaatcattagAATATTGACTTGGGTCTGCCCCCTCTACACACTTAGCTTGAATGTTGCATTTTCTGACATCTTATTAGTAGCCTAAATAATGACACACAATTTCTTGGGTAACCTAAAGTAACAGTTCAACTGAAACTATTAACAGTTAATGGCCACATCACTAGTTGATATGTGGTTACGCCTCTAACAGTTGTTCTGAGAGTAAGTGTGCGGGTGATCTACTGTCATTGACTACCTTTAGCCACATTTCCCTACTCTGCACTTGAAACAATAGAGCGAGACATCTCCCACTCAGCCATGCTGTTTCTTTCGCTGGTTCATGCCTCCCTTATCATTCTTCCTCACTCTTCCCTTTCGGACCCACACTGtattcctctccctcctcatctTGCATCCTTCAGCCTCACAATACAGTTTCCGCTGCTCCCTCTTTTAAGACGGACTATTTTTCAAACCTAAGAGCCGTGTTTACTGTTTGATATTGTGAGATGTCGAGTTATTGCgcaaagaaaaaggaaaaaagcaggTATACCCACCTGTCCCTGCGAAAGTGTGCGGactgtgcatatgtatgtacactTGGTGGGTTTTGGGTACTTTcttcacacacagctgttgcTGTATTTCCTTATTCCTGGAGGGCTGGTGGTAAGATATTGTGCAGAAGCTGCCCGTGAGCCACGGAGGAATGTAGGACACAACTTAAAAGCTGGTGGCAGACCCAACCAAGCAGAAGGTCTGGCCTGGTTAAGGCCTCTTATCTGCTCTGTCTGCAGACTGCAGTCTTTCATTTGCATCTTCAATTGAATTAGTGTTATGGAtcccatgtgtttttttttgttgcagtaAAGTGTTCAAAATAATCCCCCCATATGCATTGGTGATGCTTTCAGACAATGAGactgaaactgttctttactcTGACCTGTAgcctgctgctgtgtttttcaGTGCCGTGGGTAAGACATGTCTGCTCATCAGTTACACCACCAATGCCTTCCCTGGAGAGTACATTCCCACAGTGtaagcaaagtgtgtgtgtgtgaaaggtggAGAAAGGGAGTGCATAATGATTTGTAGTTTGTCATGCATGGATTGCATGTCCTCATGGTGTTCTTATGAAGACTTTAGTTTCCAGTATTCACTTGTGACCCTTTTCAGCAATTCTGTCTTTACTCAGGTTTGATAACTACTCTGCCAATGTTATGGTGGATGGTAAACCCGTCAACCTGGGTTTGTGGGACACTGCAGGACAGGAGGACTACGACCGTCTCCGACCCCTCTCCTATCCTCAAACGGTACTGCTTGCTTTCCTCTGCTTAGGACCACAgtcctctttcttcctgttGGTTCCCTCTGAGCTTCCTGTTGTAGTGGGTGCTTTTGACATTATCTCTCTTA
It encodes the following:
- the prkar1aa gene encoding protein kinase, cAMP-dependent, regulatory, type I, alpha (tissue specific extinguisher 1) a; translation: MASSGMSSEEERSLRECELYVQKHSIQQLLKDCIVQLCTSRPERPMAFLREYFERLEKEEAKQMLGQQKSNSRSDSREDEISPPMNPVVKGRRRRGAISAEVYTEEDAASYVRKVIPKDYKTMAALAKAIEKNVLFAHLDDNERSDIFDAMFPVNYIAGETVIQQGDEGDNFYVIDQGEMDVYVNNAWVTSIGEGGSFGELALIYGTPRAATVRAKSNAKLWGIDRDSYRRILMGSTLRKRKMYEEFLSKVSILESLDKWERLTVADALETVQFEDGQKIVVQGQPGDEFFIILEGSAAVLQRRSENEEFVEVGRLGPSDYFGEIALLMNRPRAATVVARSPLKCVKLDRPRFERVLGPCSDILKRNIQQYNSFVSLSV